GTTTTTCTGGCTTTAATTGGCGATGAAAGGTTGATTATTAGAAAGGAACGAATGGTCAAGATTTGTGGGCATCGGAAAAGTTTGGGAAGCATTTTAAAAGgcggagacagacagagtacttttaaacatttgGTGAATTTTATAGTGAATGTCCACAAACACAGGCACTGTTTCCTTCATGTAGTCTTGTATTAAAATGACTTGCCCTGCATCCATTTCTTTTGTGCAGTGTACTCACCACTGCTGGGGGTGGAGGCGGCAGCCGGGTGGCTCCAGTCGCTCCAGATGCCGGCCTTCCTGGAGCCATAGATGCCCACTGGATTGCACCTCACCTGGACAAAATAGACGGTCCCGGGCTGGAGGCCGGCCAGCCGACATGAGGTCTGGTTACCTACATCATCCACCACCTGTGAGAGGGAACAGAATGATGGGGAGGATGTAATAAGAACAGAAGAACTTtgttctgctttcattttgaatgtcGGCTGgcttcaaatatattttaacattatttgCTTAATCCTCTCGTTCAATAGTAAAGGAGtcaaagacatacagtatgtacctACACAATGGAGAGAAATTATCAAGAAGCTGTGGGCAGAACACATCAAAGAAGCAGTTTGAAAGAATGACGGCTTCTTAAAAAAGCTCCACGGCTGCACTTTTGAATCAAAGTCAGCCTTTGATTCAAAATTTACCAGCAAAGAATCACCAGCAGCAGTCAAGGCTTTCACACTTGTACTATTTGCTTTATAATGAAAGCACAGACAAGAGGCTGCAGTTGCAGCAGGACCAAGTTTTCTGCGCATCATTTAATTGATCAGTCGGTGCTGCAGCTCAGGTATTTCCACCGCTGCCTGCCAGGCGTCAGAGCTGCAGTGgaactgtgtctgtgctggtctAAAGGTTTGTGTGAGGGAGCGTGTGGACCACCTTCCATTCAGTGCTGTCCTCCAGTCTGTAGCGGATCTGATATTTGGCCTGAAACAGGACGTCCTTGAGCTCGGGGGGGCTGGCCCAGCGGACCGTCAGCTGGTCCTCAAGGTCGCCGACGCGACTCACCTGCACATTGGCAGGAGGGTCGGTGGTCACTGCGCGGACAAGGACAAGTGTTAAAAAGTTTGTACACAGCAGATGTACAGCATGTGCGGCAAGGATACAGGATGCAAGAGGCTTGAATGACCTCTGGAGAGATTAAACCAAACATATTGTGTTATATGACAACActggaggcagaaaaacatcatGTCTCATCAGTCTTCATGGTGAGGTTGATCAGTGCTGAGCCAGCCAACTGCCACCTGTCTCAAATACacgtttttatttattcaaatgttttttaatgttaaagcCTCCTCACATTCAAATCCTCATCTGgtctttggtttgtctttcaGTAACTGTTTATGGAAAATAACCCTGAGGAGGTCAGTGAGTGTCAAATGAAAAGTGTTACtcagttgcattatgggaagtataggatccagtgtttctgGAGCTTAACCCATCCTGGGGACTAAAAGTGTGGATACCTCACAGTCGGTAAAGCACTTTGTTTAGCTCTGATTTACCACATGGTCAAAGCAACAGTGTGTGTCCCACCGATACATGCTATTGCCCAAGATAAACTGTGCTTACATACTGAAAATCAGTCTATTCAGACAGCTGTGACTGAAAGAATACAAATAGTAAGTAAGAAGAACATAATCCTGCTAGGCACAATATGAAGCTGAGAGAATaacattacaataaaaataaatacttccACCTGAACAGGACAATTAtggacagtggtggaaagtaattaagtacatttactcaagtagaaTTTTGAGGTACTACACCTGAGTACGCtacacttctactccactacaattcagaggcaaCTATTGTACTTTTAACACCACTTTGACAACTTAAGTTACTATTTACTTTGCAGTTTTagtttaataacaaaaaatacaatcaaaaaataaattctgatgtAATATTATGGAtgtaagataaaactttattgatcacaAGCTACCCAGCGGATACACTACATAAAGTACTAAAACCACCTTTGGAAGCTTGATGAATGGTATTGCAACTTTTACTTAAGTGCAAATTGGTGCAACCATTTAGAAACAAGCAAGTCTCAAACACTCATCATCCAGAAGTCTTGTGCCATATGTAAAGATGTCGGTAACTTTCCGTGAGaataatgatttaaatatttacatCCGAATATATAAAAAGtcacatgacagaaaaagtccTGGTCCTGTCCTGACGGGCTGGCAGGCTTTGGTTCAGGTCAGTCTGTACTTCCTCAGTCTGtactaaacaaaacattttaccCTCTGCAATAAAGGACGCAAACACATTCAGTGCTttgaaggagagaaagatggagggaaggatAAAGGGGGCGGCAGCAcgagagacaaagaaaggagCTTATTAAATGTCTTGTAAAAGCGGTTCCTGCTGGAAACCTTCAGCTTCGTACGTCCTCCACGGCTGGCGCGTGACGCCATTTCTCAACTGATGTACTTCATTTGTTCTATCGCATTCAGCtcgagagagagcgaggaacACCAAGCCACAACAAACGCTCCCCGAGCGTCTTGTTTATTGAGGCGGAGCAATGCATCATACATGTGGCAGCGTTCTCAGCCCACTCACAGCTCCAAGTTGTCTGTTCCTCAGTGTGCAGCGAGGACgaatggaggaagaggatgctCGGCCACGAAAGATAAACACTGCTTTCATAATGTGGCGCTCACTGGAGGCCACAATGCCTCCAAACTGTAAGGAATACCTGCTATCGCTCGTACATCATAACCTACCTCTTTGGGAAACCTAAGCAGCCAGAGAACAGTTCATCCTTGCAGCCTAAACACATCATGTTGTTACTGCGGCATGTTGAAGGGAACTATAATAATTAATCTCCTCCGCTCAGGAGAAGTGTGTTAGCCATATGTAGGAGACCTGGGCACAAACAAATGTCAGAgcgagaaaagaaaagaaaggaggagaaagaaaaggaaccgaaaggaacaaaaaggaaaggaaaggaaaggaaaggaaaggaaaggaaaggaaaggaaaggaaaggaaagcagaggaaaggaaaggaaaggaaaggaaaggaaaggaaaggaaaggaaaggaaaggaaaggaaaggagaggaagggaaaggaactgaaaggaaatgacaggaaccaaaaggaaaggaaaagagagtAACAGAAAGGAAtggacaggaaaagaaaaggaaaggaaaggaacagataggaaaggacaggaaaggGGCGGaatggaaaggaaaagaaagtaAAGGAAAGTAAAATCAcgtgaaaggaaaggaaaggaaaggaaaggacaggacaggaataaaaaaagacagggggaagagaggaagaaaggaaactGTTGTGGTACTTAACCTCCAGGagccaaaaaaggaaaaacaacctTTAATTTACCCACCTACATCGAGGATGTCGAGGGTGGTGATGTCAGAGGTGGCGGAGCCCAGCTGATTGGCCGCCTCCACCCAGATCTCATACGGGGTGAAGAGGGCGAGGTTGCGGGGGATGTGGCAGGAGTAACGCTGCTTCCCTGCgctgtcattttcacactccTTCTCTCTGCCGTACCACCTGGACAGAAGTGACCAAAATGAAACCTGGAGTCTGTTTCTGGAAAGGCGGAGCGATTATTTTTAACACGAGAAACACGCCGCAGCCCCTCAGTGCGGTCTGCGCCGCAGCTACAAGCCGCGCCGATGCACCAGCACACCTGTTCTGGTCTACCTGAATTCTCTTGGACGAGGTGATCacctgtgagctgcagcaggtctggGGCGCTCACCTCAGTTTGTACTTGAGGGTGTATTTGGTTCGGATATGGGTCTCGCCCCACCCCCCCggcctccacctgcagctcaaGTCCTTGGTGTTGTGGGACCAGCACGTCAAATTAACTGGTTTTTCTGGAGGCACTGGAGAGAGAAACGAAGAACAATGGAAACACAAAGTTTAAAGAAAGAACGTAAAAAGTGGGAGCGGAGTGAAATACTAACTGTATTGTATActaactaaaaataaaaataaagttcatAACAAACATGGCGTTTGTGAGTCTCATAAAGTTTCATAAACTTTATATTAAGATGCCTTGAATAGATAAACAGATCGACAACTGTGTCCAAAAGAAGCTCCGACTATTCACGTCATTAATTATGATTTTAAATAGAAATGCAAAACTGTTGAGagagcaaacatgcaaacacatccTCATATTCATTCATGGGGTTTGTGTCCTTGTGTATTGACAAGAACATTGAAAATGCTCCCAACAGAGTTTCATTTCAGGTGTTGTTATCTGGGTTTGTATTTATTCAAAGTAAAGTTGTTAAAGTTGTTTGTTTACTGGGACGGGAAGTTAGCTGTTAGATAAAAATGGACAATTAGGAGAAGCAGCATGCTTTAGACTAACttacatcacattttcaaatgatatATATCTACTAAATAACTGTGACAATTGGCTTCTTAACATCCTGAATTTACTGTAAGTTTTGTttccaaatgtatttttttcataaaatattaattttctcttaaaattgttgcttttgtggcatttttaaGACCCTTTGAACTTAAATCAGGGATGTCCAAACACCAGATTTTGAAGCTGAAAATATACAGCGTGGTATCTGCTCATTACccaaacacagtgacagacatCATAAAGTAATAACTcggatttaaaagaaaagaaaaaaataatttaattctaTTAATGATATAATGAATATGGCTGCTGTCCACTATCAGCCAAACGCTGGCAGAGATGAACTGATAATGGTGTTTTTACACGGACAGAGAAGCCTCGACTCACTGCCCACGTAGAGACATGAACCAGCCAGGACGTGTCCATCTGCTCCGTGACACACGAGGTTGTCTCCAGACTGCTGCCGGGAGCCGTTGAGGTTGTGGATGGTGACACCGAGGGCGTCGGGGCTCACGGCGCCGTAGGTGCTGCTGGACAGACGCATCCCGTTCAGCGTCCAGTACAGCGTGCTGGAGCGGAGGCCGAGCTCGGGGCTCAGCGTGCACGTGGCGGTCAGACTGGAGCCGATGCGCAGGACGGGATCCTGAGGGGAGATCACTGCGACATCTGGGTGgtggacaggcagacagagacacacgcacacacttaacCCAAGTCCTAACATGTGATGATTTACGTTCTGGggacttttgtgttttgtccccatgagGCAGtcgagtccccacaatgtgtaaacagatttatgtccccacaacatgagtcatacatgcacacacactctttcaaaCTCAGCTAGTATTAAAAAACTTTCTCTTCTAaagctcctttttttccttcatgtcgCGCTTTCATTGAATTCTATTAGCAGACCCCAAGGTGATGCCTTCAAATGACTTGTTTTCTTGTTCCGAACAAACGTAATGTGTTTACAGAGACACATAAATCAAGGAAAAGATGCAGATTGTCACATTTAAGAGACTGAAACCTGCAAATATGTTGCTTCTTTGCCTGAGACATAAATGGTTAATTAATCTTTCAATGGGCTGCATGTTGATTCATTATGGAATGTAAATTTGTTTTAGTTGTTTCTGTGATTTCACTCCTTTTTGATGGTTTTGCAGCCTGTGTCCAACTATTATATTGTGTTTCATTCCTGATCGTGAGCACAAGCCCACTGCTTTTATTAGCTTATGtatatttcttaaaatgtaaaagtaaccaaagccaaaaaaaaaaaaaaactagtaaACTTGCTGACATTGTTTTTCTAAGAATACCACAGTGcatttgcttttactttttagGTTTTTAGCTCCCTCTAAA
This DNA window, taken from Chelmon rostratus isolate fCheRos1 chromosome 4, fCheRos1.pri, whole genome shotgun sequence, encodes the following:
- the crlf1b gene encoding cytokine receptor-like factor 1b isoform X1, with amino-acid sequence MFSCTFLLLLAPHVLSSTHVAVISPQDPVLRIGSSLTATCTLSPELGLRSSTLYWTLNGMRLSSSTYGAVSPDALGVTIHNLNGSRQQSGDNLVCHGADGHVLAGSCLYVGMPPEKPVNLTCWSHNTKDLSCRWRPGGWGETHIRTKYTLKYKLRWYGREKECENDSAGKQRYSCHIPRNLALFTPYEIWVEAANQLGSATSDITTLDILDVVTTDPPANVQVSRVGDLEDQLTVRWASPPELKDVLFQAKYQIRYRLEDSTEWKVVDDVGNQTSCRLAGLQPGTVYFVQVRCNPVGIYGSRKAGIWSDWSHPAAASTPSSGRLQSGSCDPKPGQQNSTLRRELKQFFGWVRKHASGCSGMSIKLYDQWRVWLQKTHKTRNQILQDDNS
- the crlf1b gene encoding cytokine receptor-like factor 1b isoform X2, which translates into the protein MFSCTFLLLLAPHVLSSTHVAVISPQDPVLRIGSSLTATCTLSPELGLRSSTLYWTLNGMRLSSSTYGAVSPDALGVTIHNLNGSRQQSGDNLVCHGADGHVLAGSCLYVGMPPEKPVNLTCWSHNTKDLSCRWRPGGWGETHIRTKYTLKYKLRWYGREKECENDSAGKQRYSCHIPRNLALFTPYEIWVEAANQLGSATSDITTLDILDVVTTDPPANVQVSRVGDLEDQLTVRWASPPELKDVLFQAKYQIRYRLEDSTEWKVVDDVGNQTSCRLAGLQPGTVYFVQVRCNPVGIYGSRKAGIWSDWSHPAAASTPSSGRLQSGSCDPKPGQQNSTLRRELKQFFGWVRKHASGCSGMSIKLYDQWRVWLQKTHKTRNQVDSTRR